A genomic segment from Microbulbifer elongatus encodes:
- the dnaK gene encoding molecular chaperone DnaK: MGKIIGIDLGTTNSCVAVLDGDKARVIENAEGDRTTPSIVAFTEDNEVLVGQSAKRQAVTNPQNTLFAVKRLIGRKFKDDVVQKDIKMVPYSIVEAENGDAWVEVKGDKKAPPQISAEVLKKMKKTAEDFLGEKVDAAVITVPAYFNDSQRQATKDAGRIAGLDVKRIINEPTAAALAYGMDKAGGDRTIAVYDLGGGTFDISIIEIADVDGEKQFEVLSTNGDTFLGGEDFDLRLIDYLAEQFKKEQSIDLKGDPLAMQRLKEAAEKAKIELSSSQQTEVNLPYITADATGPKHLVVKLTRAKLESLVEDLVTRSLEPVKTALADADLSASGIDEVILVGGQTRMPLVQSKVTEFFGKEPRKDVNPDEAVAVGAAIQGAVLGGDVKDVLLLDVTPLTLGIETMGGVATPLIEKNTTIPTKKSQVFSTADDNQTAVTIHVVQGERKQAAQNKSLGRFDLADIPPAPRGMPQIEVTFDIDANGILHVHAKDKATGKEQSIVIKASSGLSDDEIEKMVQDAEANAEADKQFEELVTTRNTLDGLISATRKTLEEAGDKATGEEKAAIDAALAEAEEAVKGNDKAAMEAATTKLTEASGPVAQKMYAEQAQAGEAAADQAQQADQAQSGGDDAVDAEFEEVKDDKKEDK; the protein is encoded by the coding sequence ATGGGAAAAATCATCGGCATCGACCTGGGTACCACCAACAGCTGTGTGGCGGTACTGGACGGCGACAAGGCCCGCGTCATTGAGAACGCCGAAGGCGATCGCACCACCCCTTCCATCGTTGCGTTTACCGAGGACAACGAAGTGCTGGTGGGCCAGTCCGCCAAGCGCCAGGCGGTGACCAATCCGCAGAACACCCTGTTCGCGGTGAAGCGCCTGATCGGCCGTAAGTTCAAAGACGACGTTGTACAGAAAGACATCAAAATGGTGCCTTACTCCATCGTTGAAGCCGAGAACGGTGACGCCTGGGTAGAAGTCAAGGGCGACAAGAAAGCCCCGCCGCAGATCTCTGCGGAAGTGCTGAAAAAGATGAAGAAAACCGCGGAAGACTTCCTCGGTGAGAAAGTGGACGCGGCGGTCATCACCGTGCCGGCCTACTTCAACGACTCCCAGCGTCAGGCCACCAAAGACGCCGGCCGCATCGCTGGTCTGGACGTGAAGCGCATCATCAACGAGCCGACCGCTGCGGCCCTGGCCTACGGCATGGACAAAGCCGGTGGCGACCGCACCATCGCGGTTTACGACCTGGGTGGTGGTACCTTCGATATCTCCATCATCGAGATTGCCGACGTCGATGGCGAGAAGCAGTTTGAAGTACTGTCCACCAACGGTGACACCTTCCTCGGTGGTGAGGACTTCGACCTGCGCCTGATCGACTACCTGGCCGAGCAGTTCAAGAAAGAGCAGAGCATCGACCTGAAAGGCGACCCGCTCGCCATGCAGCGCCTGAAAGAGGCCGCGGAAAAAGCCAAGATCGAGCTGTCTTCCAGCCAGCAGACCGAAGTCAATCTGCCGTACATCACCGCAGACGCCACGGGTCCCAAGCACCTTGTGGTCAAACTGACCCGCGCCAAGCTGGAAAGCCTGGTAGAAGATCTGGTAACCCGCTCTCTGGAGCCGGTAAAAACGGCGCTGGCCGACGCCGACCTGTCTGCCTCCGGGATCGACGAAGTGATTCTGGTGGGCGGTCAGACCCGCATGCCGCTGGTTCAGTCCAAGGTCACCGAATTCTTCGGTAAAGAGCCGCGTAAAGACGTGAACCCGGACGAAGCCGTCGCCGTGGGCGCGGCCATTCAGGGCGCGGTTCTCGGTGGCGACGTGAAAGACGTACTGCTGCTGGACGTTACCCCGCTGACTCTGGGTATTGAAACCATGGGCGGCGTTGCGACTCCGCTGATCGAGAAGAACACCACCATCCCGACCAAAAAGTCCCAGGTGTTCTCTACCGCCGATGACAATCAGACTGCCGTGACCATTCACGTGGTGCAGGGTGAGCGCAAGCAGGCCGCGCAGAACAAGTCCCTGGGTCGTTTCGACCTGGCCGACATCCCGCCGGCACCGCGCGGCATGCCGCAGATCGAAGTGACCTTCGATATCGATGCCAACGGTATCCTGCATGTGCACGCCAAAGACAAGGCCACTGGCAAAGAGCAGTCCATCGTGATCAAGGCCTCTTCCGGCCTGTCCGATGACGAGATCGAAAAAATGGTGCAGGACGCGGAGGCCAACGCCGAAGCGGACAAGCAGTTCGAGGAGCTGGTAACCACCCGCAACACCCTCGACGGCCTGATTTCTGCCACCAGAAAGACTCTGGAAGAAGCCGGCGACAAGGCCACTGGAGAAGAGAAGGCGGCGATCGACGCAGCCCTGGCGGAAGCGGAAGAGGCCGTAAAAGGCAACGACAAGGCCGCAATGGAAGCCGCCACCACCAAACTGACCGAAGCCTCCGGCCCGGTAGCCCAGAAGATGTACGCCGAGCAGGCGCAAGCCGGTGAAGCAGCCGCGGATCAGGCCCAGCAGGCGGATCAGGCCCAGTCTGGCGGTGACGATGCAGTGGACGCTGAGTTCGAAGAAGTCAAAGACGACAAGAAAGAAGACAAGTAA
- the grpE gene encoding nucleotide exchange factor GrpE: MAKERSEEEQIETGDQAEQAAEVETPSAEEQQAAEEALAEELAGGESALEEEIASLHQQLADHKEMVLRAQAEVQNARRRAQQDVEKAHKFGVEKLIKELLPVVDNLERALSSINTEDEAQKAVAEGIELTQKSFIDTLTKSGVEVIDPAGEPFDPELHQAMTQVSNPDVEPNTVLDVFQKGYRLNGRLVRPAMVVVSKAP; this comes from the coding sequence GTGGCCAAAGAGCGCAGCGAAGAAGAACAGATCGAGACTGGCGATCAGGCGGAACAGGCCGCCGAGGTGGAAACCCCGAGCGCTGAAGAGCAGCAAGCCGCCGAAGAAGCGCTGGCGGAGGAGCTGGCCGGTGGCGAAAGTGCCCTGGAAGAAGAGATCGCCTCCCTGCATCAGCAACTGGCAGACCACAAGGAGATGGTGCTGCGCGCCCAGGCGGAGGTGCAGAATGCCCGCCGTCGCGCCCAGCAGGATGTGGAAAAGGCCCACAAATTTGGTGTGGAGAAGCTGATCAAGGAGCTGCTGCCGGTTGTAGACAACCTGGAGCGCGCGCTCTCTTCCATCAATACCGAGGACGAGGCGCAAAAGGCAGTGGCGGAAGGGATCGAACTCACCCAGAAGTCCTTTATCGATACCCTGACCAAGTCTGGTGTGGAGGTGATCGATCCCGCGGGTGAGCCCTTCGACCCGGAGCTGCACCAGGCCATGACTCAGGTGTCGAACCCGGACGTGGAGCCGAATACCGTGCTGGACGTGTTCCAGAAAGGCTACCGTCTGAACGGCCGCCTGGTGCGCCCGGCGATGGTGGTGGTCAGCAAGGCGCCGTAA